One Natronomonas gomsonensis genomic window, GCGGCGTCCGATGGTACTGTCTTCTTAAGAATAGGGATTTAGCCGGCTAGTCTAGGCCATTTATTAGTATGGTGTAGAAGTGGGCCCTCGGCGTCCGGTTTCCTCGGAATGGACGGCGTCGGACGACGGGCCCGCGAATTCGCGGGTGGTGGGGGGTTGTGCCCCGTCGGCCGATGTAAAACGTGCCGCCCGCCTTGGTATACGATACCAGATGACTTATTGTTTCTGACCGTTCGCGTCGGTCCGGTTGGAGCGAACACCGGTAGTATGGTGCGGTTGGATCGGTTAGCCTGCCCGTTCGATAGCGACGAGGTCGGCGACGGGTGGGACCTCGGCGTCGGCCTCCGTGATGATGTCGAGTCGGCGCGTGAGTTTATTCCGGGCGTAGGCGACGAGCGCGCCGTGGTCGACCGGCCCTTCGATGTCCGTGAAAATCCCGGCGACGTGTGGCATCAGTTCCGTCAGCACCTCCCGGACGACGGCTTCGTCGACGTCTTCCTCTTGGATGAGGTTCCGTATTTGGTGCATCCCGAAGCCGACGTGTCGGCCCTCGTCGGAGCGAATCCGTGCGATGCCCTCGACGAGGCCGTCGAGGTCCGGCAGTTCCGACCGGGGGCGTGTGACGACGTCGTCGTCACCGCTGGAACTGAACGCCGACTGCAAACTGTAGTAGGCGGTTTGGGCGAGGACGCTCTCCGCGACGACGTGGTAGTGGCTGTAGGCGCGGGCGCGCGCCTCCGGGGAGTTGTCGCCCAACAGCGCGGTCATCGCCTCCTCGACGGCGTCGAACAGCGCGACGTAGTCGTCGTTGAGATACCGCTCGTCGGTCGGGTCGGTCACTTCGAAGCCGAGTTCCTCGGCGACGGGCGTCAACACTTCCTCCCAGTAGCGGTCGAAAAATCGGGTGTGTTTGGCTTCTTCGTACAGTTGCGTCGTGAGAAACAGTTGTTCGTCGGTGCCTTCGAGCTCGAGACCGAGCGGCATGAGGTCCTCGGTGACGGCCTCCTCGCCGCCACCGAAGCGTGCGACGGCGAGTCTGAGCATGTCGAACTCCTCGCCGGTGAACGACTCCTCGTAGTCGAGCAACTCCTGTCTATCTCCCCCGATGTCGACCTCGTCGGGGTCCCAGTGACGATAGACGGCGTTTCTGAAGTAGCCGCCAGCGAAGGAATCCATATCGGCGCGGGTACCGCGGTCGGTTTCGGTCAGTCGTGCCATGGCCTTGTGACACGCTAACAGATGTTTGTCTCTCCCCCGGTTATCTGGGGAGTGTTTTTTACGGTCGGACTCGACAGGGATTGTATGCGGACCGCCACGATTCGGCTGGCGGCGCCCGGCAGCGGCCTCCACCCGGCCGACAACGGCGTGGCCGACCATCCCGACATCGAGCGGGTGGCCATCGACCAGATTGCGGTGTTGGATGACGGCACCGGCGTGGCGCTGTGTCGGCTCCGAGGCGATGTCGAGGAACTCCGCGCTATCCTCTCGGAGTCGGCGGGTATCTCGGCGTTCCACGCGAGCGTTACCGACGAGACCATCCACGTGTTCGTCCACTTCGAGCAGACCGCGGCCGCGGCGGCGCTGTTGGCGCTTCGGCGCTCACACGAACTGGTCGTTCGAACCCCGATACGGTGGCTCTCGGACGGCCGTCTAGAGATATCCGCCGTCGGCGACGACGCGACGCTGCAGGACTCCCTGGACGGACTCCCCGAGGACCTTCACGTCGAGTTGGTCGAAATCGGCGAGTACGCCCCCGAGACCAACCACCCGGAGTCGCTGCTCACCGACAAACAACTGGAAGTACTCGACGCCGCCCTCGGGGTGGGCTACTACGAGGAACCGCGCCGTGGCACACAGGCCGATGTCGCCGACGCCGTCGGACTGGCTCCCGCGACGGTCGGCGAACATCTCCGTCGGATCGAGGGGAAGGTGTTGCGAGCACTTCGGGAGTAAGTCTCCGTCGAACCGTTGTATATAAATCTCCGCCAGCAGGTGGAAGTGGTCGCCCGAGTTTCCGCCACGCGATTTTATGCGGTACGCGCCCCTACAGGCGGTATGGCAGTGAAATACGATTTCGACGGAGCGGTCGTGTTAGTGACCGGGGCCAGCGGCGCTCTCGGCAGCGCCGTCGCCGAAGCCTTCGACGCGGCCGGCGCGACGGTGTGTGCTGCGGACATCGTCGCGCCGAGCGACGACGACGCGCTGGTCGATTCCTCGGCCGTCGAGTTCTACGAAACCGACGCGACCGACGAAGACAGCGTTCGAGACACCGTTTCGTCAGTCGTCGATGACTACGGACGCCTCGATGTACTGTGTAACATCGCGGGCACGTGGCGCGGCGGCGACCCAATAGAGGACACCGACGTTTCGGAGTTCGAGATGCTGTTCGACGTGAACCTCAAGTCGATGTTTCTCGCCTCGAAGCACGCGATTCCACACCTCAGAGAGACCGGTGGCGCCATCGTCTCGGTGTCGGCGCGGTCGTCGCTGGAGGGCGGTGAGGGAGACGGTCCGTATCGCGCCTCGAAGGCCGGCGTTCGACTCCTGACCGAAACCGTTGCCGAGGAGAACCTCGGGGAAGTTCGGGCCAACGCCATCATGCCGAGCGTCATCGACACCCCGATGAACCGTGAGATGATGCCCGACGCCGACCACGGTTCGTGGGTCAATCCGGGCGACATCGCGGACGTCGTGATGTTCCTCTGTTCGGACGAGGCGACGGTGACGAGCGGTGCGGCAGTGCCGGTGTACGGCGAAGCGTGACGTAAGCGTGTGGTGTGGGAACGCGCCTACCTTCGAATAGCGCCATTTTTGCGTCCCCACCTCTGGGATTCGACCGATGACAGACAGAGAAACGTGGGCAACACGAATCGGATTCATCCTCGCGTCCATCGGGTCGGCGGTCGGTTTGGGGAACATCTGGCGGTTCCCGTACCAGACCGCCGAGTTCGGCGGCGCAGCATTTCTGTTAGTGTACTTACTCGCGGTCGTCGTCATCGGGTTACCGGCGATACTCGCGGAGTTCGTCGTCGGACGCCGTGCCGATATCAGCGCCATCAGCGCCTTCGACGCACTCGACCACCCCGGCTGGCGTGTGGTCGGCGCTCTGGGCGTCTTCGGGGGTTTCTGGACGCTGTCGTACTACAGCGTCGTCGGCGGGTGGGTGTTCCGCTACATCGGCGCCAGCGTCACCGGCAGCTACCTCGGGGCGCCGGGTGAGTACTTCGGGGCGGTTTCCGCCGGACCGGAGGCGCTCGCCTTCCACGCGGCGTTCATGCTCGTCACCGTCGGCATCGTCGCCTTCGGCATCCGCGGCGGCATCGAGAAGGCGACGAAAGTGATGGTTCCGAGCATCGTCGTCTTACTCGTCGGGCTGGCGGTGTACGCCTTTACGCTCCCGGGGTCGGGCGCCGGCTATCAGTACTTCCTCTCGCCCGATTTCGATGCGCTCTTCGAGAACTACCAGACGGTCGTTCCTGCGGCGGTTGGTCAGGCACTGTTCTCGCTGTCGCTCGGATTTGCGGTGATGATAACGTATGCTTCCTACATCGCCGACGACGAGAACCTCTTCGTCGACGGCGGCGCAATCGCACTGACGAACACGCTTATTGGTGTCACGGCCGGACTCGTCGTCTTCCCGCTGTTGGCCGTCCAAGGAGGAGGCTACGGTGAGGCCGGTGCTGGCGCGATTTTCGTCTCGATTCCGACCGCGCTCTCGGACGTGCCGTTCGGGTCGGCGGTCGGCTTCGTCTTCTTCCTCATCGTGGCCGTCGCGGCGCTGTCGTCGGCCATCTCGCTTCTGGAGGTCGTCGTCTCGCATCTCGTCGACACCTACGGGTTCGAACGCCGTCGGACGACGGCGCTGCTGGGTGGCATCGTCTTCGCACTCGGCGTCCCCTCGGCGCTGGACACCGCGTGGCTGGAGTGGTTCGACGCCATCGGCGTGAACCTGCTGTTGCCGACGGCCGTGCTGTTGGTCGTCGTCTTCGTCGGGTGGGTGCTCGCCGACGACGCCGTCGACGAGATTCAAAAGGGCGCCGACGGGTTCGACACGCTCGGAACGGTGTGGCTGTGGTCGGTCCGCTCTATCGTGTTTTTGGCCGTCCTCGGGACGGTCGCGTTGAGCCTCTTCGAGTTGACCGGTGCGCCGCTGTAGCGACTCGTGAACGCATTCGGGTCGCCGCTGTCCCGATAGCGGAAACCCTTTTTCGTGGCTCCACGTTTTCCCGCCAACTGGGTTGACAATGGACGACAAGATCGAGGAACTACGCGAGCTGAAACGGGACGCCGAGAAGGGCGGTGGCGAGGAGCGCATCGCCAAACAACACGAAAAGGGGAAGCTTACCGCTCGCGAGCGAATCGAGTACTTCCTCGACGACGGCACCTTCGAGGAGTTCGACCAGCTGAAAACCCACCGCTGTACGAACTTCGACATGGAGGAAAACCAGCCCTACGGCGACGGCGTCGTCACCGGCTACGGCGAAGTCGACGGCCGACAGGTGTTCGTCTTCGCACACGACTTCACCATGTTCGGGGGCTCGCTCGGCGAGGCCTTCGCCGAGAAAGTGTGTAAGGTGATGGACCGTGCCGTCGAAACCGGCGCGCCCATCATCGGCCTGAACGACTCCGCCGGTGCCCGAATTCAGGAGGGTATCGACTCACTGGCTGGGTACGCCGACATCTTCCA contains:
- a CDS encoding ribonucleoside-diphosphate reductase, which produces MARLTETDRGTRADMDSFAGGYFRNAVYRHWDPDEVDIGGDRQELLDYEESFTGEEFDMLRLAVARFGGGEEAVTEDLMPLGLELEGTDEQLFLTTQLYEEAKHTRFFDRYWEEVLTPVAEELGFEVTDPTDERYLNDDYVALFDAVEEAMTALLGDNSPEARARAYSHYHVVAESVLAQTAYYSLQSAFSSSGDDDVVTRPRSELPDLDGLVEGIARIRSDEGRHVGFGMHQIRNLIQEEDVDEAVVREVLTELMPHVAGIFTDIEGPVDHGALVAYARNKLTRRLDIITEADAEVPPVADLVAIERAG
- a CDS encoding helix-turn-helix domain-containing protein, translating into MRTATIRLAAPGSGLHPADNGVADHPDIERVAIDQIAVLDDGTGVALCRLRGDVEELRAILSESAGISAFHASVTDETIHVFVHFEQTAAAAALLALRRSHELVVRTPIRWLSDGRLEISAVGDDATLQDSLDGLPEDLHVELVEIGEYAPETNHPESLLTDKQLEVLDAALGVGYYEEPRRGTQADVADAVGLAPATVGEHLRRIEGKVLRALRE
- a CDS encoding SDR family oxidoreductase, which encodes MAVKYDFDGAVVLVTGASGALGSAVAEAFDAAGATVCAADIVAPSDDDALVDSSAVEFYETDATDEDSVRDTVSSVVDDYGRLDVLCNIAGTWRGGDPIEDTDVSEFEMLFDVNLKSMFLASKHAIPHLRETGGAIVSVSARSSLEGGEGDGPYRASKAGVRLLTETVAEENLGEVRANAIMPSVIDTPMNREMMPDADHGSWVNPGDIADVVMFLCSDEATVTSGAAVPVYGEA
- a CDS encoding sodium-dependent transporter — encoded protein: MTDRETWATRIGFILASIGSAVGLGNIWRFPYQTAEFGGAAFLLVYLLAVVVIGLPAILAEFVVGRRADISAISAFDALDHPGWRVVGALGVFGGFWTLSYYSVVGGWVFRYIGASVTGSYLGAPGEYFGAVSAGPEALAFHAAFMLVTVGIVAFGIRGGIEKATKVMVPSIVVLLVGLAVYAFTLPGSGAGYQYFLSPDFDALFENYQTVVPAAVGQALFSLSLGFAVMITYASYIADDENLFVDGGAIALTNTLIGVTAGLVVFPLLAVQGGGYGEAGAGAIFVSIPTALSDVPFGSAVGFVFFLIVAVAALSSAISLLEVVVSHLVDTYGFERRRTTALLGGIVFALGVPSALDTAWLEWFDAIGVNLLLPTAVLLVVVFVGWVLADDAVDEIQKGADGFDTLGTVWLWSVRSIVFLAVLGTVALSLFELTGAPL